One part of the Symphalangus syndactylus isolate Jambi chromosome 1, NHGRI_mSymSyn1-v2.1_pri, whole genome shotgun sequence genome encodes these proteins:
- the KDM2A gene encoding lysine-specific demethylase 2A isoform X4 has product MCSGRFQNIQVNPDFTRGRISNSFRRTSNTENKTKTLGKLHQEPRQLHSDGKRKILLEELANSDPKLALTGVPIVQWPKRDKLKFPTRPKVRVPTIPITKPHTMKPAPRLTPVRPAAASPIVSGARRRRVRCRKCKACVQGECGVCHYCRDMKKFGGPGRMKQSCVLRQCLAPRLPHSVTCSLCGEVDQNEETQDFEKKLMECCICNEIVHPGCLQMDGEGLLNEELPNCWECPKCYQEDSSEKAQKRKMEESDEEAVQAKVLRPLRSCDEPLTPPPHSPTSMLQLIHDPVSPRGMVTRSSPGAGPSDHHSASRDERFKRRQLLRLQATERTMVREKENNPSGKKELSEVEKAKIRGSYLTVTLQRPTKELHGTSIVPKLQAITASSANLRHSPRVLVQHCPARTPQRGDEEGLGGEEEEEEEEEEEDDSAEEGGAARLNGRGSWAQDGDESWMQREVWMSVFRYLSRRELCECMRVCKTWYKWCCDKRLWTKIDLSRCKAIVPQALSGIIKRQPVSLDLSWTNISKKQLTWLVNRLPGLKDLLLAGCSWSAVSALSTSSCPLLRTLDLRWAVGIKDPQIRDLLTPPADKPGQDNRSKLRNMTDFRLAGLDITDATLRLIIRHMPLLSRLDLSHCSHLTDQSSNLLTAVGSSTRYSLTELNMAGCNKLTDQTLIYLRRIANVTLIDLRGCKQITRKACEHFISDLSINSLYCLSDEKLIQKIS; this is encoded by the exons ATGTGCTCTGGGAGATTCCAGAATATTCAAGTAAATCCGGATTTTACCAGAGGCAGAATATCTAACTCCTTCAGGAGAACTTccaatacagaaaacaaaacaaagacgcTGGGGAAACTTCACCAAGAGCCTCGGCAGCTCCACAGCGACGGGAAACGAAAG ATTTTGCTGGAGGAGCTTGCCAACAGCGATCCCAAGTTAGCCCTCACTGGAGTTCCTATAGTACAGTGGCCAAAAAGGGATAAG CTTAAATTCCCCACTCGACCAAAGGTGCGGGTTCCTACCATCCCCATTACGAAGCCTCACACTATGAAACCAGCTCCACGGTTAACACCTGTGAGGCCAGCTGCTGCCTCCCCGATTGTATCAGGAGCCAGACGGAGACGAGTGCGATGTCGAAAATGCAAAGCCTGTGTGCAAGGAGAGTGTGGTGTTTGCCACTACTGCAGAGACATGAAGAAGTTTGGGGGGCCTGGACGCATGAAGCAGTCCTGTGTCCTCCGACAGTGCTTGGCA CCCAGACTGCCTCACTCAGTCACATGTTCCCTCTGTGGAGAGGTGGATCAGAATGAAGAGACACAAGACTTTGAGAAGAAACTCATGGAATGCTGTATCTGCAATGAGATTGTTCATCCTGGCTGCCTCCAG ATGGATGGAGAGGGGTTGCTTAACGAAGAATTGCCAAATTGCTGGGAATGTCCAAAGTGCTACCAGGAGGACAGCTCAGAGAAAGCCCAG AAGCGGAAAATGGAAGAGAGTGACGAAGAAGCTGTGCAAGCCAAAGTCCTGCGGCCCCTGCGGAGCTGCGATGAGCCTCTCACGCCCCCGCCTCATTCACCCACTTCCATGCTGCAGCTCATCCATGACCCGGTTTCCCCCCGGGGTATGGTGACTCGGTCATCCCCTGGGGCTGGCCCCAGCGACCACCACAGTGCCAGCCGCGATGAGCGCTTCAAACGGCGGCAGTTGCTGCGGCTGCAGGCCACAGAGCGCACCATGGTACGGGAAAAGGAGAACAATCCCAGCGGCAAAAAGGAGCTGTCTGAAGTTGAGAAAGCCAAGATCCGGGGATCGTACCTCACTGTCACGCTACAGAGGCCCACCAAAGAGCTCCACGGGACATCCATTGTGCCCAAGCTGCAGGCCATCACGGCCTCCTCTGCCAACCTTCGCCATTCCCCCCGTGTGCTAGTGCAGCACTGCCCAGCCCGAACCCCCCAGCGTGGGgatgaggaggggctggggggagaggaggaggaagaggaggaggaggaggaggaagatgacagTGCAGAGGAGGGGGGTGCAGCCAGGCTGAATGGCCGGGGCAGTTGGGCTCAGGATGGAGACGAAAGCTGGATGCAGCGGGAGGTCTGGATGTCTGTCTTCCGCTACCTCAGCCGCAGAGAACTTTGTGAATGTATGCGAGTGTGCAAGACGTGGTATAAATG GTGCTGCGACAAGAGACTTTGGACAAAAATTGACTTGAGTAGGTGTAAGGCCATTGTGCCCCAGGCCCTCAGTGGCATCATCAAGAGGCAGCCAGTCAGCCTTGACCTCAGCTGGACCAACATCTCTAAAAAGCAACTGACATGGCTCGTCAATAGGCTGCCAG GACTGAAAGACCTCCTCCTAGCAGGCTGCTCCTGGTCTGCAGTCTCTGCCCTCAGCACCTCCAGCTGCCCCCTTCTCAGGACCCTTGATCTTCGGTGGGCAGTAGGAATCAAGGACCCTCAAATTCGGGACTTGCTTACTCCACCAGCTGATAAACCAG GTCAGGACAATCGCAGCAAGCTCCGGAACATGACCGACTTCCGGCTGGCAGGCCTTGACATCACAGATGCCACGCTTCGCCTCATCATTCGCCACATGCCCCTCCTGTCTCGACTCGACCTCAGTCACTGCAGCCACCTTACAGATCAGTCCTCCAATCTACTCACTGCTGTCGGGTCTTCCACTCGCTACTCTCTCACAGAGCTCAATATGGCAG GTTGCAATAAATTGACAGACCAGACCCTGATCTACCTACGGCGCATTGCCAACGTCACCTTGATCGACCTTCGAGGATGCAAGCAGATCACTCGAAAAGCCTGCGAGCACTTCATCTCAGACTTGTCCATCAACAGCCTCTACTGCCTGTCTGACGAGAAGCTGATACAGAAGATCAGCTAA